A single region of the Streptomyces caelestis genome encodes:
- a CDS encoding sarcosine oxidase subunit gamma yields the protein MADTAVTTPLRSPLSHAADRLAAATRTSGGAIRLAELPFLTQIDVRLDPKGAAADAVGLALGLRLPVEPDTVVRAGELTALWLGPDEWLVVGPPGTQLDLESRIREAAGDEPVSVIDVSAQRTTLLVAGPRARDVLAHGCSLDLHPRVFGPGRCAQTNLGRTQVVLVARDDPRAGFWVLVRSSFAGYLTDWLLDAAVEWTG from the coding sequence ATGGCTGACACCGCCGTTACCACCCCGCTCCGCAGCCCCCTGTCGCATGCCGCCGACCGGCTGGCTGCCGCGACCCGCACCTCCGGGGGCGCGATCCGGCTGGCGGAACTGCCCTTCCTGACCCAGATCGATGTGCGTCTCGACCCCAAGGGAGCGGCGGCGGACGCCGTGGGGCTGGCACTGGGCCTCCGGCTCCCCGTCGAACCCGACACCGTCGTCCGCGCCGGGGAGCTGACCGCCCTGTGGCTCGGCCCCGACGAATGGCTCGTGGTGGGCCCGCCGGGCACTCAACTGGACCTGGAGAGCCGGATCCGTGAGGCCGCGGGCGACGAGCCCGTGTCCGTCATCGATGTCTCGGCTCAGCGCACCACGCTCCTCGTCGCGGGTCCCCGGGCCCGCGACGTGCTGGCCCACGGCTGCTCGCTGGATCTTCACCCGCGGGTCTTCGGCCCGGGTCGCTGCGCCCAGACGAACCTGGGCCGCACCCAGGTCGTCCTGGTCGCCCGTGACGACCCCAGGGCCGGGTTCTGGGTGCTGGTCCGTTCGTCCTTCGCCGGCTACCTGACGGACTGGCTGCTGGACGCGGCTGTGGAGTGGACGGGCTGA
- a CDS encoding IclR family transcriptional regulator gives MSNHGAESAGAPSGGVQSVDRAVAVLEILAQQGEAGVSEVAAAIDVHKSTAFRLLGALEAHGMVEQESERGKYRLGFGVVRLAGAVTGRIAVTRHGRGICERLVDDVGETLNIAVLESHHAINLYQVRGSSAIAAQNWVGRLTPLHCTSSGKVLLAHLDREARDELLAEVGLPRLTPRTVTSRKKLEADLSQTREQGYAITLEEYEEGLNALSAPVRSDEGEVVAALSASGPAFRLTEERMHELAPLLVSGADELSRRLGYAG, from the coding sequence ATGAGCAACCACGGTGCTGAGTCCGCAGGCGCTCCCAGTGGCGGAGTGCAGTCCGTTGACCGTGCTGTCGCCGTGCTGGAGATCCTCGCCCAGCAGGGCGAGGCGGGCGTGAGTGAAGTGGCCGCGGCGATCGATGTCCACAAGTCCACCGCCTTCCGTCTGCTCGGCGCGCTGGAAGCGCATGGGATGGTCGAGCAGGAGAGCGAACGCGGAAAGTACCGTCTCGGCTTCGGTGTCGTGCGCCTGGCCGGCGCCGTGACGGGCCGCATCGCCGTCACCAGACACGGGCGCGGGATCTGCGAGCGTCTCGTCGACGATGTGGGCGAGACGCTGAACATCGCCGTGCTCGAGTCCCACCACGCGATCAACCTCTACCAGGTACGCGGCTCGTCGGCCATCGCCGCGCAGAACTGGGTGGGACGGCTGACTCCACTGCACTGCACGTCGAGCGGCAAGGTCCTCCTGGCCCACCTCGACCGCGAGGCCCGCGACGAGCTCCTCGCCGAGGTCGGCCTCCCCCGTCTGACACCGCGCACGGTAACCTCCAGGAAGAAGCTGGAGGCGGACCTGTCCCAAACCCGTGAGCAGGGCTACGCCATCACGCTGGAGGAATACGAGGAGGGCCTCAACGCCCTGTCCGCTCCCGTGCGTTCCGACGAAGGCGAGGTCGTCGCCGCTCTCAGCGCGTCGGGGCCGGCCTTCCGGCTGACCGAGGAGCGCATGCACGAACTCGCGCCGCTGCTGGTCTCGGGAGCGGACGAGCTCAGCCGCCGTCTCGGCTATGCGGGCTGA
- the purU gene encoding formyltetrahydrofolate deformylase, whose amino-acid sequence MSLGPTTGREFVLTLSCPDRSGLVHAVTGFLVRHSGNIQESQQFDDRLQDRFFMRVHFDVSDPGTSLESLRSGFAQVAEAYRISWQLYEASTPTRTLIMVSRFGHCLNDLLFRWRTGALNIEVPAIVSNHRDFEPLAESYGIPFHHVPVTRETKPEAEARLLELVDELDIDLVVLARYMQILSNDLCKQLEGRAINIHHSFLPSFKGARPYVQAYERGVKLVGATAHYVTPDLDEGPIIEQDVIRVNHSQGPDSMVALGRDVEAQVLARAVEWHSQSRIMVNGNRTVVFR is encoded by the coding sequence GTGTCACTTGGACCCACAACCGGCCGCGAGTTCGTCCTCACCCTGTCGTGCCCCGACCGCTCGGGCCTCGTCCATGCGGTCACGGGCTTCCTGGTCCGGCACTCCGGCAACATCCAGGAGAGCCAGCAGTTCGACGACCGGCTGCAGGACCGCTTCTTCATGCGGGTGCACTTCGACGTCTCGGACCCGGGCACGTCGCTGGAAAGCCTGAGGTCCGGCTTCGCCCAGGTCGCGGAGGCGTACCGGATCTCCTGGCAGCTGTACGAGGCGTCGACGCCGACGCGCACGCTGATCATGGTGTCGAGGTTCGGGCACTGCCTGAACGACCTGCTCTTTCGCTGGCGCACCGGCGCGTTGAACATCGAGGTGCCGGCGATCGTCTCCAACCACCGGGACTTCGAGCCGCTCGCCGAGAGCTACGGGATCCCCTTCCACCACGTGCCCGTCACCCGGGAGACGAAGCCGGAGGCGGAGGCGCGGCTGCTGGAGCTCGTCGACGAGCTGGACATCGACCTGGTGGTCCTCGCCCGCTACATGCAGATCCTGTCGAACGACCTGTGCAAGCAGCTCGAGGGCCGGGCGATCAACATCCACCACTCGTTCCTGCCGAGCTTCAAGGGCGCCCGCCCCTACGTCCAGGCCTATGAGCGGGGCGTCAAGCTCGTCGGAGCGACAGCCCACTACGTCACCCCGGACCTCGACGAGGGACCCATCATCGAGCAGGACGTCATCCGTGTGAACCACTCACAGGGGCCCGACAGCATGGTCGCCCTGGGACGCGACGTCGAGGCGCAGGTCCTGGCACGGGCGGTGGAATGGCACAGCCAGAGCCGCATCATGGTCAACGGCAACCGTACGGTCGTCTTCCGCTGA
- a CDS encoding aromatic ring-hydroxylating oxygenase subunit alpha, with protein sequence MTTTGLPESLIATLPGDHYTDPEIFRLEQEHIFESMWFCAARSSELAKPGAFRTVDVGRESVLLTRSRDGSVRAFFNVCRHRGAKLCTQESGEVKRAFQCPYHAWTYDLNGKLVAAPNLTKMPDVGRTEYGLASVAVREWLGYVWVCLAENPPSFEQSVIADVVARLGDVESIERYDVESLEVGRRIVYDVKANWKLIIENFMECYHCATIHPELTEVLPEFADGYAAQFYVGHGAEFGSDVQGFTVDGSEGLDRIPTVSEEQDRRYYAITVRPQVFINLVPDHVIFHRMFPVAVDRTIVECDWLYLKGVVAGGRDVSRSVELFDRVNRQDFDACERCQPAMSSRLYAKGGVLVPSEHHIGEFHDWVQDRLGTRATLAER encoded by the coding sequence ATGACTACGACCGGCCTGCCGGAGAGCCTGATCGCGACCCTCCCCGGTGACCACTACACGGACCCGGAGATCTTCCGCCTGGAGCAGGAACACATCTTTGAGTCCATGTGGTTCTGCGCGGCACGCTCGTCGGAACTGGCGAAGCCGGGCGCCTTCCGGACCGTGGACGTCGGGCGGGAGAGCGTCCTGCTGACCCGGTCGCGGGACGGCTCCGTCCGGGCCTTCTTCAACGTGTGCCGACACCGGGGCGCGAAGCTGTGCACGCAGGAGTCCGGAGAGGTGAAGCGGGCCTTCCAGTGCCCGTACCACGCCTGGACGTACGACCTCAACGGCAAGCTCGTGGCGGCCCCGAACCTGACGAAGATGCCGGACGTCGGCCGCACCGAGTACGGCCTGGCGAGCGTGGCGGTACGCGAGTGGCTGGGCTATGTCTGGGTGTGCCTGGCCGAGAACCCGCCCTCGTTCGAGCAGTCGGTGATCGCGGACGTGGTAGCGCGCCTGGGCGACGTGGAGTCCATCGAGCGGTACGACGTCGAGAGCCTGGAGGTCGGCCGGCGGATCGTCTACGACGTCAAGGCCAACTGGAAGCTGATCATCGAGAACTTCATGGAGTGTTACCACTGCGCGACCATCCACCCCGAGCTGACCGAGGTCCTCCCGGAGTTCGCCGACGGCTACGCGGCGCAGTTCTACGTGGGACACGGCGCCGAGTTCGGCTCGGACGTCCAGGGCTTCACCGTGGACGGCTCGGAGGGCCTGGACCGTATCCCCACGGTCTCCGAGGAGCAGGACCGCCGGTACTACGCGATCACGGTGCGTCCGCAGGTGTTCATCAACCTCGTCCCCGACCACGTGATCTTCCACCGGATGTTCCCTGTGGCGGTCGACCGCACGATCGTGGAGTGCGACTGGCTGTACCTGAAGGGCGTGGTGGCAGGCGGCCGGGACGTCAGCCGGTCGGTCGAGCTGTTCGACCGCGTCAACCGGCAGGACTTCGACGCCTGTGAGCGCTGCCAGCCCGCGATGAGCTCCCGGCTGTACGCCAAGGGCGGCGTCCTCGTGCCCAGCGAGCACCACATCGGCGAGTTCCACGACTGGGTCCAGGACCGCCTCGGCACCCGCGCGACCCTCGCGGAGCGCTAG
- a CDS encoding FdhF/YdeP family oxidoreductase produces the protein MTRKAPAEDPGDSRLRVGPPKDHAAGVPAVMSSLRHAHAQMGVRRSLLTLLSVNQKTGFDCPGCAWPEPEHRHRAEFCENGAKAVAEEATLRRVGPGFFAEHTLAELAGRSDYWLGQQGRLTHPMYRAAGSDRYRQISWDEAFAVIARELGALDSPDQAAFYTSGRASNEAAFVYQLFVRLLGTNNLPDCSNMCHESSGSALTETIGIGKGSVRLEDLYEADLILVVGQNPGTNHPRMLSALETAKGRGARVISVNPLPEAGLSRFRNPQRPSGVLGAGTQLSDRFLQIRLGGDQALFQAFNRMLLEAEDDAPGTVLDRDFIAAHTHGFEEFADQARKTSWDDVLEATGLSEREIREAFQEVVSARKIVVCWAMGLTQHRHSVPTIREVVNFLLLRGNIGRPGAGLCPVRGHSNVQGDRTMGIHEKPDAAFLDALGAEFGFVPPRHHGHDAVESIRAMRDGQVRVFVALGGNFVSAAPDTELTERALRNCELTVQISTKPNRSHAVTGRQALILPCLGRTEADLRPAGEQRVTVEDSMGMVHLSRGRLAPASDALLSEVAIICRMANAALDSGGPQVPWADFEADYDLIRDRIARVIPGFEDFNARVRRPGGFALPHPPRDERRFPTRTGLANFTVNPLEVLRVPRGRLLLQTLRSHDQYNTTIYGLDDRYRGIHQGRRVLFVHPDDLAARGLTEGDPVDIVSEFSDGVERRAPAFRTVAYPTPRGCCAAYFPETNVLVPLDSTAEVSNTPTSKSIVVRLEPAH, from the coding sequence ATGACCCGTAAGGCACCTGCCGAGGACCCCGGTGACTCCCGTCTGCGGGTGGGCCCGCCGAAGGACCACGCCGCGGGCGTTCCCGCGGTCATGTCCTCGCTGCGCCACGCCCACGCCCAGATGGGCGTCCGCCGCAGCCTGCTGACCCTGCTGAGCGTCAACCAGAAGACGGGATTCGACTGCCCGGGTTGCGCCTGGCCCGAGCCCGAGCACCGGCACCGTGCCGAGTTCTGCGAGAACGGCGCCAAAGCGGTGGCCGAGGAGGCGACCCTGCGCCGGGTCGGCCCCGGCTTCTTCGCCGAGCACACCCTGGCGGAGCTGGCCGGACGCAGCGACTACTGGCTCGGCCAGCAGGGCCGCCTCACCCACCCCATGTACCGCGCCGCGGGCAGCGACCGGTACCGGCAGATCTCCTGGGACGAGGCGTTCGCCGTCATCGCCCGGGAGCTGGGCGCTCTCGACTCACCCGACCAGGCCGCCTTCTACACCTCCGGCCGGGCGAGCAACGAGGCCGCCTTCGTCTACCAGCTGTTCGTCCGGCTCCTCGGCACCAACAACCTGCCCGACTGCTCCAACATGTGCCACGAGTCGAGCGGCTCCGCCCTGACCGAGACCATCGGCATCGGCAAGGGCAGCGTCCGGCTGGAGGACCTGTACGAGGCCGACCTGATCCTCGTCGTCGGGCAGAACCCGGGTACCAACCACCCCCGGATGCTCTCGGCGCTCGAGACCGCCAAGGGCAGGGGGGCCCGCGTCATCTCGGTCAACCCCCTGCCCGAGGCGGGCCTGTCGCGTTTCAGGAACCCCCAGCGGCCCTCCGGCGTACTGGGGGCGGGAACCCAGCTCTCCGACCGGTTCCTGCAGATCAGGCTCGGCGGCGACCAGGCTCTCTTCCAGGCCTTCAACCGCATGCTCCTGGAGGCGGAGGACGACGCTCCCGGCACGGTCCTCGACCGTGACTTCATCGCCGCGCACACCCACGGCTTCGAGGAGTTCGCCGACCAGGCCCGCAAGACGTCGTGGGACGACGTCCTGGAGGCGACCGGCCTGTCGGAGCGGGAGATCCGGGAGGCGTTCCAGGAGGTGGTGTCCGCCCGGAAGATCGTCGTGTGCTGGGCCATGGGCCTCACCCAGCACCGCCACTCCGTGCCGACGATCCGCGAGGTCGTCAACTTCCTGCTGCTGCGCGGCAACATCGGACGCCCGGGCGCCGGCCTGTGCCCCGTGCGCGGGCACTCCAACGTCCAGGGCGACCGGACCATGGGCATCCACGAGAAGCCGGACGCCGCCTTCCTGGACGCGCTCGGCGCGGAGTTCGGGTTCGTGCCGCCGCGCCACCACGGCCACGACGCGGTGGAGAGCATCCGGGCCATGCGGGACGGACAGGTACGGGTCTTCGTCGCGCTCGGCGGCAACTTCGTCTCCGCCGCTCCGGACACCGAACTCACCGAACGAGCTCTGCGCAACTGCGAGCTCACGGTGCAGATCTCCACCAAGCCCAACCGGTCCCACGCGGTGACCGGCCGCCAGGCGCTGATCCTGCCCTGCCTGGGCCGCACCGAAGCCGACCTGCGGCCCGCAGGGGAGCAGCGCGTGACGGTGGAGGACTCCATGGGCATGGTGCACCTCTCGCGCGGCCGGCTGGCGCCCGCCTCCGACGCCTTGCTGAGCGAGGTCGCGATCATCTGCCGGATGGCGAACGCGGCCCTCGACAGCGGTGGTCCGCAGGTGCCCTGGGCCGACTTCGAGGCGGACTACGACCTGATCCGGGACAGGATCGCCCGGGTGATCCCCGGCTTTGAGGACTTCAACGCCCGGGTGCGCCGGCCGGGCGGCTTCGCCCTGCCCCACCCGCCACGCGACGAGAGGCGCTTCCCCACCAGGACCGGACTGGCCAACTTCACCGTCAACCCACTGGAAGTGCTGCGCGTCCCGCGGGGGCGGCTGCTCCTGCAGACCCTCCGTTCGCACGACCAGTACAACACCACCATCTACGGCCTGGACGACCGCTACCGGGGCATCCACCAGGGCCGCAGGGTGCTCTTCGTCCACCCGGACGACCTCGCCGCGCGCGGCCTGACCGAGGGTGATCCGGTCGACATCGTCAGCGAGTTCTCCGACGGGGTCGAGCGCCGGGCACCGGCCTTCCGAACGGTCGCCTACCCCACCCCGCGTGGCTGCTGCGCCGCCTACTTCCCCGAGACCAACGTCCTCGTACCGCTGGACTCCACCGCGGAGGTCAGCAACACGCCGACATCCAAGTCCATCGTGGTCCGGCTGGAACCGGCGCACTGA
- the fdhD gene encoding formate dehydrogenase accessory sulfurtransferase FdhD has translation MGRVTERRRVLRIRDGAVGSRPDTLVAEEPLEIRLNGKPLAITMRTPGDDFALAAGFLVSEGVLGRAEELANIVYCAGAKAGGTSRSSGVESGGGSNTYNVVDVRLAPGVAVPDISLERNVYTTSSCGLCGKASLDAVRTTARWPIADTPPVRVAPGLLAALPDRLRAAQRVFDRTGGLHAAGLFSADGELLDLREDVGRHNAVDKLIGRALRSGALPLSRTVLLVSGRASFELAQKAVMAGIPVLAAVSAPSSLAVDLAAETGLTLVGFLRGSSMNVYAGEQRIALGPRGGRPE, from the coding sequence GTGGGACGGGTCACCGAGCGACGGCGCGTACTGCGCATCCGGGACGGGGCGGTGGGCAGCCGGCCGGACACACTGGTGGCGGAGGAGCCGCTGGAGATCCGGCTCAACGGCAAGCCACTCGCGATCACCATGCGCACGCCCGGCGACGACTTCGCGCTGGCGGCCGGGTTCCTGGTGAGCGAGGGCGTCCTCGGCCGGGCCGAGGAGCTGGCGAACATCGTGTACTGCGCGGGCGCGAAAGCTGGGGGCACCTCCCGCTCGAGCGGAGTCGAGAGTGGGGGAGGCTCGAACACGTACAACGTCGTCGACGTGCGGCTCGCGCCCGGCGTGGCGGTGCCGGACATCTCGCTCGAGCGGAACGTGTACACCACCTCCTCGTGCGGTCTGTGCGGCAAGGCGAGCCTGGACGCCGTGCGGACCACCGCCCGTTGGCCGATCGCCGACACTCCCCCGGTCCGGGTCGCTCCCGGTCTGCTGGCCGCCCTTCCCGACCGGCTGCGGGCCGCGCAGCGGGTGTTCGACCGCACCGGGGGTCTGCACGCCGCGGGGCTTTTCTCGGCGGACGGGGAGCTGCTGGATCTGCGTGAGGACGTGGGCCGTCACAACGCGGTCGACAAACTGATCGGCCGCGCGCTGCGGTCCGGCGCGCTGCCGCTGTCCCGGACCGTCCTGCTGGTCTCCGGCCGCGCGTCCTTCGAGCTGGCGCAGAAGGCGGTCATGGCGGGCATCCCGGTGCTGGCCGCGGTCTCCGCGCCCTCCTCCCTGGCGGTGGACCTGGCGGCGGAGACGGGCCTCACGCTCGTCGGTTTCCTGCGCGGCAGCTCCATGAACGTGTACGCCGGCGAGCAGCGCATCGCCCTGGGGCCGCGAGGGGGTCGCCCGGAGTGA
- a CDS encoding L-serine ammonia-lyase — MAISVFDLFSIGIGPSSSHTVGPMRAARMFAGRLEKEDLLARTASVRAELFGSLGATGHGHGTPKAVLLGLEGNEPHTVDVGVAEGDVERIRTTGRLRLLGRELGDAHEILFDTERQLVLHRRRSLPYHANGMRLFAYDAEGLSLLEATYYSVGGGFVVDEEAAGADRVKVDDTVVKYPFGSGDELLRLTRETGLSISALMLENELAWRTDEEIRAGLLEIWRVMRECVARGLSCEGILPGGLRVRRRSTAVAKALRAEGAPAGRALEWVTLYAMAVNEENAAGGRVVTAPTNGAAGIIPAVLHYYVNFVHGADDDAVVRFLLAAGAIGLLFKENASISGAEVGCQGEVGAACSMAAGGLAEVLGGSPEQVENAAEIGMEHNLGLTCDPVGGLVQIPCIERNGMAAVKAVTAARMALRGDGRHHVSLDKVIKTMKETGADMKVKYKETARGGLAVNVIEC; from the coding sequence GTGGCCATCTCCGTCTTCGACCTCTTCTCCATCGGCATAGGCCCGTCCAGTTCGCACACGGTCGGCCCCATGCGGGCCGCCCGCATGTTCGCCGGCAGGCTGGAGAAGGAAGATCTGCTCGCGCGGACGGCGTCGGTACGGGCCGAGCTCTTCGGCTCATTGGGGGCCACCGGCCACGGTCACGGCACCCCCAAGGCCGTCCTGCTCGGTCTGGAGGGCAACGAGCCGCACACGGTGGACGTCGGCGTGGCCGAAGGTGACGTCGAGCGGATCAGGACGACGGGAAGGCTGCGTCTGCTGGGCCGCGAGCTCGGTGATGCCCACGAGATCCTCTTCGACACGGAGCGGCAGTTGGTCCTGCACCGCCGCCGTTCCCTGCCGTACCACGCCAACGGCATGAGGCTGTTCGCGTACGACGCCGAGGGGCTGTCCTTGCTGGAGGCCACCTACTACTCGGTCGGGGGCGGGTTCGTCGTCGACGAGGAGGCCGCCGGCGCGGACCGGGTCAAGGTCGACGACACGGTGGTGAAGTACCCGTTCGGCAGCGGCGACGAGTTGCTGCGCCTGACCCGGGAGACGGGTCTGTCGATCTCGGCGCTGATGCTGGAGAACGAGCTGGCCTGGCGGACCGACGAGGAGATCCGCGCGGGACTGCTGGAGATCTGGCGCGTGATGCGGGAGTGCGTGGCACGCGGCCTGTCCTGTGAGGGGATCCTGCCGGGCGGGCTCAGGGTCCGCCGCCGTTCCACCGCCGTGGCCAAGGCGCTGCGGGCCGAGGGCGCCCCGGCGGGGCGGGCGTTGGAGTGGGTGACCCTCTACGCCATGGCGGTCAACGAGGAGAACGCGGCCGGCGGCCGGGTGGTCACCGCTCCGACGAACGGCGCGGCCGGCATCATCCCGGCAGTCCTGCACTACTACGTCAACTTCGTGCACGGAGCCGACGACGACGCCGTGGTCCGGTTTCTGCTGGCGGCCGGCGCCATCGGCCTGCTGTTCAAGGAGAACGCCTCGATCTCGGGCGCCGAGGTCGGCTGCCAGGGCGAGGTCGGCGCCGCCTGCTCCATGGCCGCGGGCGGCCTCGCGGAGGTACTCGGCGGCTCGCCCGAACAGGTGGAGAACGCCGCCGAGATCGGCATGGAACACAACCTCGGCCTGACCTGCGACCCTGTCGGCGGCCTCGTGCAGATCCCGTGCATCGAGCGCAACGGCATGGCGGCGGTCAAAGCCGTCACCGCGGCCCGGATGGCCCTGCGGGGCGACGGCCGCCACCACGTCTCCCTGGACAAGGTCATCAAGACCATGAAGGAGACGGGCGCCGACATGAAGGTCAAGTACAAGGAGACGGCCCGCGGCGGGCTCGCGGTCAACGTCATCGAGTGCTGA
- a CDS encoding alpha/beta hydrolase family protein, which translates to MSMQRRTFLALSAAGAAGVGASLFGAGQAGALVKPQGAPTTPFAVGVRRYNWTRGSRPCTTYVYYPATGTPGGNPVTNAPVAGGVFPVYNFTHGYGSSPQNSLFIIRALASAGFVVPAPHFTHNFNDVNNGNTSKDVSQILTNTLALNASGPLAGHINTGIGVGVSGHSLGGMVTHGLLTSWPDRRIISANPQSCVDMGNPSSSVSAKVLFVHGDRDSTTQYSSARQAYKEIAWPKAFLTFVGGSHTSFWSDQRFPRTVVDWARWTMYGDTAARDRLPADAAGSNTRWESVLG; encoded by the coding sequence ATGAGCATGCAACGGCGCACCTTCCTGGCCCTGAGCGCGGCCGGAGCGGCGGGCGTGGGCGCATCCCTGTTCGGCGCCGGGCAGGCAGGCGCCCTCGTCAAGCCGCAGGGCGCCCCCACCACGCCGTTCGCGGTCGGCGTGCGCCGGTACAACTGGACCCGCGGCAGCCGCCCGTGCACCACCTACGTCTACTACCCGGCCACCGGTACCCCCGGCGGCAACCCGGTGACGAACGCCCCGGTCGCAGGCGGTGTCTTCCCCGTCTACAACTTCACCCACGGCTACGGAAGCAGCCCGCAGAACTCCCTGTTCATCATCCGGGCCCTGGCCTCGGCGGGCTTCGTCGTCCCCGCCCCGCACTTCACCCACAACTTCAATGACGTCAACAACGGCAACACCTCCAAGGACGTCTCGCAGATCCTCACCAACACCCTCGCGCTCAACGCGAGCGGTCCGCTGGCCGGGCACATCAACACCGGCATCGGCGTCGGCGTCTCGGGCCACTCCCTGGGCGGCATGGTGACCCACGGTCTGCTGACCTCGTGGCCCGACCGCCGGATCATCTCCGCCAACCCCCAGTCCTGCGTGGACATGGGCAACCCGTCCAGTTCGGTCTCCGCCAAGGTCCTGTTCGTGCACGGCGACCGGGACTCGACCACGCAGTACTCCTCGGCCCGGCAGGCGTACAAGGAGATTGCCTGGCCCAAGGCGTTCCTCACCTTCGTCGGTGGCAGCCACACCAGCTTCTGGAGCGACCAGCGCTTCCCGAGGACCGTCGTCGACTGGGCCCGCTGGACCATGTACGGCGACACCGCCGCACGGGACCGTCTCCCGGCTGACGCGGCCGGGTCCAACACCAGGTGGGAATCCGTGCTGGGCTGA
- a CDS encoding rhamnogalacturonan lyase, giving the protein MRRASGGRVAGVLAAAVALAASALTVLPQTAEAATARQVERLDRGLTSVHTSSGNLVSWRWLATDPNDVAFNVYRGATKLNSSPITGSTNYFDSGAQDSADYTVRPVVNGTEQAPSERALQFRSGYLDVPISPPAGGTAPGNSAYTYEANDASLGDLDGDGRLDLVLKWYPTNAKDNAQSGYTGNTVVDGIKLDGTRLWRIDLGRNIRSGAHYTQFQVYDYDGDGKAEVAMKTADGTRDGTGAVIGSSSADHRNSSGYVLSGPEYLTMFNGQTGKAMQSVDYVPARGSVSSWGDNYGNRADRFLAGTAYLDGSRPSLIMARGYYTRSVIAAWDWRNGAFTRRWTFDTASSTNSGKGYDGQGNHSLSVADVDADGKDEIVYGAMTVDDNGNGLWTTRLGHGDAGHVGDLNPSRAGLEYFKVSESSSQPGSWMADARTGQILWRTASGSDNGRGVAADVHAGSPGAEAWSATDTTLRSATGASLGREPSSMNFVSWWDGDPVRELLDGTRIDKYGTSGDTRLLTGSGVHSNNGTKATPSLSGDILGDWREEVIWPTSDNRALRIYSTPHQTNTRITTLLHDTQYRTALAWQNTAYNQPPHPSFFIGNGMSAAPRPTVYTP; this is encoded by the coding sequence ATGCGCCGAGCCTCGGGCGGCCGCGTGGCAGGCGTTCTCGCCGCCGCCGTCGCGCTGGCCGCCTCCGCGCTCACCGTGCTGCCCCAGACCGCGGAGGCCGCGACCGCGCGACAGGTGGAGCGCCTCGACCGGGGACTGACCAGTGTCCACACCAGCAGCGGGAACCTGGTGTCGTGGCGCTGGCTGGCCACCGACCCGAACGACGTGGCGTTCAACGTCTACCGCGGCGCCACCAAGCTCAACTCCTCGCCGATCACCGGCTCCACGAACTACTTCGACTCCGGCGCCCAGGACTCCGCCGACTACACGGTGCGCCCGGTGGTGAACGGCACCGAGCAGGCCCCTTCCGAGCGCGCGTTGCAGTTCCGGTCAGGTTACCTGGACGTACCGATCTCGCCGCCGGCCGGAGGCACCGCTCCGGGCAACTCGGCGTACACCTACGAGGCCAACGACGCCAGTCTCGGCGACCTGGACGGCGACGGCAGGCTCGACCTGGTCCTGAAGTGGTATCCCACCAACGCCAAGGACAACGCCCAGTCCGGCTACACCGGCAACACCGTCGTCGACGGCATCAAGCTCGACGGCACCCGGCTGTGGCGCATCGACCTGGGCCGCAACATCCGCTCCGGCGCGCACTACACGCAGTTCCAGGTGTACGACTACGACGGCGACGGCAAGGCCGAGGTCGCCATGAAGACCGCCGACGGCACGAGGGACGGCACCGGCGCGGTCATCGGCAGCTCGTCGGCCGACCACCGCAACTCCAGCGGCTACGTGCTCTCCGGCCCCGAGTACCTGACCATGTTCAACGGGCAGACGGGCAAGGCGATGCAGAGCGTCGACTACGTCCCGGCCCGCGGCAGCGTCTCCTCCTGGGGCGACAACTACGGCAACCGCGCCGACCGCTTCCTGGCGGGCACGGCCTACCTCGACGGCTCCCGCCCATCCCTGATCATGGCGCGCGGCTACTACACCCGCAGCGTCATCGCCGCCTGGGACTGGCGAAACGGTGCCTTCACCCGCCGCTGGACCTTCGACACCGCCTCCTCCACCAACAGCGGCAAGGGCTACGACGGCCAGGGCAACCACAGCCTGTCCGTCGCGGATGTCGACGCGGACGGCAAGGACGAGATCGTCTACGGCGCGATGACCGTGGACGACAACGGCAACGGACTGTGGACCACCAGGCTGGGCCACGGCGACGCCGGTCACGTCGGCGACCTCAACCCCTCCCGCGCCGGCCTGGAGTACTTCAAGGTCTCGGAAAGCTCCAGCCAGCCCGGCTCGTGGATGGCCGACGCGCGCACCGGCCAGATCCTGTGGCGTACGGCCTCCGGCTCGGACAACGGCCGCGGAGTCGCCGCCGACGTCCACGCCGGCAGCCCCGGTGCCGAGGCATGGTCGGCCACCGACACCACCCTGCGCTCGGCGACCGGCGCCTCCCTGGGCCGGGAGCCGTCCAGCATGAACTTCGTCAGCTGGTGGGACGGCGACCCCGTCCGTGAACTCCTCGACGGCACCCGCATCGACAAGTACGGCACCTCCGGCGACACCCGCCTGCTGACCGGCTCCGGCGTCCACTCCAACAACGGCACCAAGGCCACGCCGTCCCTTTCCGGAGACATCCTCGGCGATTGGCGTGAAGAGGTCATCTGGCCGACGTCGGACAACAGGGCCCTGCGGATCTACTCCACACCGCACCAGACGAACACCCGCATCACGACCCTGCTCCACGACACCCAGTACCGCACGGCCCTGGCCTGGCAGAACACGGCGTACAACCAGCCCCCGCACCCGAGCTTCTTCATCGGCAACGGGATGTCGGCGGCTCCACGGCCCACCGTCTACACGCCCTGA